From the Haladaptatus sp. DJG-WS-42 genome, the window GAGAGTACATCAACGCCGCGCGCGACCACGGCGCAAACGAGATTCAACTCGACCAGCTCGGCATCGATGTGACGCGCCTCAACGCCCGGCTCTTACTCACGGCGCTCGGCGAAAAGGCCGCCCCGAGTCCGGCACTCACCTACGAAGCCGCCGGTGAAGCGCTCCGTCGCGGCGACATCGCCGTGATGGGCGGCGTCACCCCCGGCCAGACGACCGACGCCGTGAGCGCCGCGCTCGCAGAGTACGTGAACGCAGACTTACTCGTCTACGCGACGAGCGTCAACGGCGTCTACTCAGCAGACCCGCGCACGGACGAGGACGCGACGCGTTTTGACGAGATGAAGGCCGACGAACTCGTGGATGTCATCGCCAACATCGAGATGAACGCTGGTTCGAGCGCGCCGGTTGACCTGCTCGCGGCGAAACTCATCGAACGCTCCTCGATGCGCGCCATCGTCCTCGATGGAACCGACCCAGAGCGCATCGGGACGGCCGTGCGAACGGGCGAACACGACGGCACGGACATCATCCCGGAAGGCGCAAAGGACGAGCCGACGTTCTGGGTTCCATGAGCGACGACGCAGGCGACCACCGCGTGTTCTGGGCCGATGAGGTGGCAGACCAAATCGAAGCACGCGACCCCGAAGACCCCATCATCATCAAAGGTGGCGTCTCACCCTCCGGCATCCCGCACATCGGCCACTTAAACGAAATTCTCCGGGGCTACTTCGTCGCGGAGGTGCTCCGCGAGCGCGGTCACGAGGTGCGCCAAATCTTCACCTCCGACGACAAAGACCCGCTTCGCAAGATTCCCCGCCGCCTCGCTGCCCTCGATTTCACCATCAAAGACCTCGGCGACCTCGAAAACCCCGGCGCACTCGGGCGCAACCTCGGCAAGCCCCTGACGTCGGTTCCCGACCCATTCGGCTGCTGTGAGTCGTTCGGTGAACACCAGACGAAACTCCTCGAGAAGAACGCGAAAGCCGTTGGCGTGCCCATCGAAGTCGTCTCGAACACCGAACTGTACGCCGAAGGAAAATTCGACGACGTGGTCGCCTACCTGCTCGAAAACCAGCAGAAAGCGGCCGAAGTGCTCTCCGAGTACCAGGACAAGGTTGACGCAGAGTACATCCCGTTCAACCCGGTCTGTGAGAACTGCGGCAAACTCACCGAGACGGTGCTGTCGTTCGATGTAGCCGCGGGAACCGTCGAATACGAGTGTACCAACCTGAAGGCGGGCGGCAACGTCATCGACGGCTGTGGCCACACGGGCACGGCGACGTTCCGCGAAGGCAAACTGCCGTGGCGTTTCGAGTGGCCCGCCCAGTGGCAGGTGCTCAAGGTCGACCACGAACCGTTCGGCAAAGACCACGCCGCCGGGTCGTGGCCCTCCGGCAAGGACATCGCAGAGAACGTCCTCGGCAACGAAGCCCCCGTCCCGATGGTGTACGAGTGGTTCACCTACAACGGCGAGGCACTCTCGTCGTCTGCGGGGAACGTTGTCACCGCCCACGAGATTCTCGAACTGCTCGAACCGGAAGTGTTCAAGTACTTCTTCTCGCTCACGCCGAAGAAGGCACGTGACTTCGACGTGTCGCGGTTGAACCAACTGGTAGACGACTTCGATCGCTTCGAGCACATCTATTTCGACCGCGTTACAGACGAGGACCTGAAACCGCTCGCAGACCGCGTGTATCCGTTCCTCGTAGACGAAGTCAAGGAAGACCGCGTGCGCCTACCGTACACCTTCGCGGCCGTCCTCGGGATGACCGACGACGTGGAACTCCGCGAGGAGATGGCGCGAAACGAGGAGCACTTCACCGACGAAACGCCCGACTGGGCCGTCGAAGACGCCCTCCAGCGCGTCGAGAAGGCGCGCAACTGGGCCGAGCGACTGGACAACGAGTACAACTACCGCCTGCAAGTCGAGTTGCCGGAGACGGCGTTCGACGACGCGACGCAGGCCGCACTCTCAGACCTCGCAGCGTTCGTCGAAGCCGGACACGACGGCGAGGAGATTCAAGGCGAAATCTACGAGACGGCAAAGCGTCACGACGTTGGCGTTGGCGACTTCTTCACCGCTGGTTACCGGCTGTTTTTCGACGCCGAACAGGGGCCGCGCCTCGGCACGTTCCTCGGCGAACTCGACCGCGAATTCGTCGTCACGCGACTCCGTCGAGAAGGATAGGCTCACTCGGCTGCCCCAAAACCCTCTTTGCGGTAAGGCACCTGATTCAGCGTAATGGTAAACACCCTCGTGTGGGTGCTCGCCGGTCTCGCCCTCTATTCGCTGGTTGCGATGGGCTTGCGAGCACGGGGACTGCTGCCCGAGTCGGTTCGGGTGCAAGGTCCCATCACGACAATTCATACACAACGCGGCAAGGCATTTCTCGACTGGCTCGCGGGGCCAAAACGGTTCTGGCGCGCGTGGGGGAATCTCGGCATCGGCATCGCGCTCGTCATCATGGCCGGGTCGTTCCTCGCCGTGCTCTTTTCTGCGTACACCACGCTCACCCAGCCAACGGCGAGCGCCATCACCGAACCCCGAAACGTCCTCGTCATCCCCGGCGTGAACGACTTCCTCCCGCTCTCTGCGGCCCCTGAAATCGTTCTTGGCCTCCTGATTGGCCTCGTGGTCCACGAAGGCGGCCACGGCCTGCTCTGCCGGGTCGAAGACATCGACATCGACTCGATGGGCCTTGCGCTCATCACGCTCCTCCCCGTCGGCGCGTTCGTCGAACCCGACGAAGAGAGCAGACAAAAGGCAGACCGCGGCGGCCAGACGCGCATGTTCGCCGCTGGCGTGACCAACAACTTCGCCGTCGCGCTCATCGCCTTTGCCCTGTTGTTTGGCCCCGTAGTTGGCTCTATCGCCGTCGTT encodes:
- the pyrH gene encoding UMP kinase codes for the protein MKVVVSIGGSVLAPSLGSERVKAHATVVESLASEGIDLGIVVGGGGVAREYINAARDHGANEIQLDQLGIDVTRLNARLLLTALGEKAAPSPALTYEAAGEALRRGDIAVMGGVTPGQTTDAVSAALAEYVNADLLVYATSVNGVYSADPRTDEDATRFDEMKADELVDVIANIEMNAGSSAPVDLLAAKLIERSSMRAIVLDGTDPERIGTAVRTGEHDGTDIIPEGAKDEPTFWVP
- the lysS gene encoding lysine--tRNA ligase, which codes for MSDDAGDHRVFWADEVADQIEARDPEDPIIIKGGVSPSGIPHIGHLNEILRGYFVAEVLRERGHEVRQIFTSDDKDPLRKIPRRLAALDFTIKDLGDLENPGALGRNLGKPLTSVPDPFGCCESFGEHQTKLLEKNAKAVGVPIEVVSNTELYAEGKFDDVVAYLLENQQKAAEVLSEYQDKVDAEYIPFNPVCENCGKLTETVLSFDVAAGTVEYECTNLKAGGNVIDGCGHTGTATFREGKLPWRFEWPAQWQVLKVDHEPFGKDHAAGSWPSGKDIAENVLGNEAPVPMVYEWFTYNGEALSSSAGNVVTAHEILELLEPEVFKYFFSLTPKKARDFDVSRLNQLVDDFDRFEHIYFDRVTDEDLKPLADRVYPFLVDEVKEDRVRLPYTFAAVLGMTDDVELREEMARNEEHFTDETPDWAVEDALQRVEKARNWAERLDNEYNYRLQVELPETAFDDATQAALSDLAAFVEAGHDGEEIQGEIYETAKRHDVGVGDFFTAGYRLFFDAEQGPRLGTFLGELDREFVVTRLRREG